One Candidatus Atelocyanobacterium thalassa isolate ALOHA genomic window, GGGAAGTTCTCTAGAAAATCTATATATCGCAATTGGACCAGCAATTAATGGACGGCTATATCAAGTTTCCAGATCTGTTGCCACAAAGATATTGGTAAGTTTGGATAATAAGTCTAATTTAGGTAAAAAACTGAAACCTTTGAATAATATTCCTATTTCTTTTAATCAAAAGAGAGATAAAGTCTACATAAATATTGCTCAAATCAATCAAATTCAGTTAGAGCAACTAGGTGTTGATAAAGACAAGATATCTATTGCCCCTTATTGTACATATCAATCTTCTTCTAATTTCTTTTCCTATAGACGTACTGGCGCTAGGCAGGTTCAATGGTCACTAATTATCTCAGACAAATAAACTTTTTTAAAAAATATTTTATTTTATTTACTAATTACTACAGAATAGCATTGCTATCTTAAATTTTATAGAAAATATCGTATTGAATGTTAAATTAACGACAAGAAATTATTTTTAGAATTTTTTATCTACGAAGATAATTTTGAGTTGCGTAATTATATTTTGTAATATTAGCAATAGATTACAAATTATTTTTTAATTTAATTTTATAAAAAATAGGTTTTACAATTCATATATTTAGATCAGTAACTAGTACTAAATAAATTTTTAGCTTTATTCTAATGAGCTATTTAAAGACTTATAAGATATGATTGACAGTATTTAGAGTGATTAAAGTTTTCTATATTTTCAGTATCTAAATTATTTTAGCCCTTATAAATGTTGACAAATATTCATTTCAGGTAGCTTCTAGCTAATTATTTAATAATAAATAAAATATAGAAAAATTGTTGAAATATTATTAATGCTTAAAAAGTCTTATTTATAAAAATCTTGAATGACTATCCACCTTTTAATTATACTTAGTTATTGGGGTATTTAAAGAAGAATTTATGACCGAATCAACCTCTCCCTCGAATCTTACTAATACTTTAATTGGACGCCTTCCTTCAAAAGGATGGATAGTAGTAGTTATTACAATTGCTGCTCTAATCTCGACTCCTATACTATTTGTATTCAGTAGTGTTTTTACTGATGCAGGAGATATTTGGCAACATTTAGCTGATACAGTTTTGACTGACTACATACTAAATTCTTTATGTTTAATGCTAGGCGTAGGAATTGGGGTATTAGTTATTGGGGTCACAACTGCATGGCTTGTTAGTCTCTGTCAATTTTCGGGGTGTGACTGGTTTGAATGGCTTTTACTAATGCCTTTATCTGCTCCAGCTTATCTTCTGGCATATACTTACACAGATATGCTGGATTATTATGGTCCTGTACAAATAGCTCTTAGGAATTGGTTTGGATGGCAAGACTTTAATGATTACTGGTTCCCAAATATTCGTTCATTATGGGGAGCAGTTATTATGTTGATTTTAGTACTTTATCCTTATGTTTATCTATTAGCAAGAACTGCTTTTTTAGAACAGTCTATTTGTACACTGGAAGCTAGTCGTTCTTTGGGTTGTAGTCCATGGAAAAGTTTTTCAAAAGTTACTCTTCCTTTAGCTCGTCCCGCCATAATAGCAGGATTAGCTTTAGCTTTAATGGAAACATTAAATGATTTTGGTACTGTTCAATATTTTGGAATTAATACCTTTACTACAGGCATCTTTAGTATCTGGTTTGATTTTGGAGAGAGACAAGCAGCTGGGCAATTGGCTGCTTGTTTGATGTTATTTATTTTTTGCTTAATTATTTTAGAATTATGGTCTCGCCGAAAAATACGTTATTACCAAAATAGCAGTGCCCGTATAAGATTACCTCGCTATCAATTAAAATCATGGCGGGGGTTAATTGCTTGGTTAATTTGTTTCTTACCTTTTTTAGGGGGATTTTTAATACCTGCTATTTATTTAACTAAATTAGTTGTTGCTAATTTCACTACTGCCTTTGCTAACAATTTTTGGAATTTAGCCAGCCATAGCTTAACTGTTGCTTTTATAAGCTCAATTCTTTCTGCTACCTTAGCTTTAATCATGGCTTATGGGCAACGTTCAGAAAATAATTTTCTTGTTAACATATCTATTAAAGTCGCTGCTCTTGGATATGCGATTCCAGGATCGGTTATTGCAGTAGGAATATTAATTCCTTTAGGACGTTTAGATAATATTATTACTAACTTTATTGGACAGATTTTCGAGATCAAAATTGGGTTGTTAATTAGTGGCACAATAATAGCTCTAATTTATTCTTATCTAGTAAGGTTTCTAGCCGTTGCCTTTGGGTCAGTTGATTCAAGTTTGGGGAAAATAAAGCCTAGTCTAGATGACGCTGCTAGAAGTTTAGGATCTACACCTAGAAATATTCTAATTAAAATTCATACACCTTTAATGACTGGTGGAATACTTACAGCAATCATGTTAGTTTTTGTAGATGTAATGAAAGAACTTCCTGCTACACTAGTTATTCGTCCTTTTAACTTTGATACCTTAGCAATTAGAGTTTATCAATATGCTTCAGACGAAAGGTTGTCAGAAGCTGCTGCGCCAGCTTTAGCTATTGTTTTAGTTGGCTTAATTCCTGTTATTTTTCTTAGTTGGCAGATTACTAGAGCAAGACGTCATCAAGACTCTTTTTAGAATTCTTAATTATGAAAAAATAATTAAAGTTAAAGAAAGATGTTCTATTTTTAATGAAAGTATTGAGATATGTTCAATAACTCAAGCTTTATAGGATAAGTTAAATAAATTTTTCATTATTTAAATTATCCTATAACTTACAGGCAAAGTATCTTAGCCATAAGTTAATGTAATTATTAATTTATGTCATAATGTAGGGCTTCTACTGTTATTAGAAGAAATAAATCTAAACGATTAATATTATTTTCTTAAGATGCTGTGTTCTCTCTAATTTAATTCGTCAAAGTAATCTACAATTAACTACGATCACCATAAAAAACACAGAGCAAATCATCTAGACTTCTCTAAAGCCTACAGAAAAGCTACTCAAAATTTATATTGCGAGAAGTTGGTTTTAGTATGTACTAGTTATAAAGGCAACACTTATGTTCCCTCTGAGTAATTACTTAATGGTAGAAATTACCTACTATCAAATCTAAAACTAGAAATAAATATGACAAAAGACCTGAATTATTATCGTAACATTGGCATCTTTGCTCATGTAGATGCTGGAAAAACTACTACTACTGAACGAATCTTAAAACTAACAGGTAAGATACATAAAATTGGTGAGGTACACGAAGGAGCTGCAACT contains:
- a CDS encoding ABC transporter permease, whose product is MTESTSPSNLTNTLIGRLPSKGWIVVVITIAALISTPILFVFSSVFTDAGDIWQHLADTVLTDYILNSLCLMLGVGIGVLVIGVTTAWLVSLCQFSGCDWFEWLLLMPLSAPAYLLAYTYTDMLDYYGPVQIALRNWFGWQDFNDYWFPNIRSLWGAVIMLILVLYPYVYLLARTAFLEQSICTLEASRSLGCSPWKSFSKVTLPLARPAIIAGLALALMETLNDFGTVQYFGINTFTTGIFSIWFDFGERQAAGQLAACLMLFIFCLIILELWSRRKIRYYQNSSARIRLPRYQLKSWRGLIAWLICFLPFLGGFLIPAIYLTKLVVANFTTAFANNFWNLASHSLTVAFISSILSATLALIMAYGQRSENNFLVNISIKVAALGYAIPGSVIAVGILIPLGRLDNIITNFIGQIFEIKIGLLISGTIIALIYSYLVRFLAVAFGSVDSSLGKIKPSLDDAARSLGSTPRNILIKIHTPLMTGGILTAIMLVFVDVMKELPATLVIRPFNFDTLAIRVYQYASDERLSEAAAPALAIVLVGLIPVIFLSWQITRARRHQDSF